A window of the Hordeum vulgare subsp. vulgare chromosome 5H, MorexV3_pseudomolecules_assembly, whole genome shotgun sequence genome harbors these coding sequences:
- the LOC123400095 gene encoding dynein axonemal assembly factor 3 homolog, which translates to MPRVRRICTTARRSDAQGAVALVSAAAERPLLGPKLRAGRCRFPGEGRTASSCLVAAERKAPSVQGWLEAWQLRRRCRVIGGEAKRPGTRARVLVLAAQGEESCLSEGLCRIERRPGQGDEPGSTHGWVGASMGVAGPCSPAGMAASAGASTDAAPGAAIFRVLGPFAAAHAATAASPARSASAGAGAGSAAPNSAGPGVTAVAGGVGAGVAELAGAGRSRPASPSWVRAWAWIN; encoded by the coding sequence ATGCCGAGAGTGCGCAGAATCTGCACCACCGCGCGCCGATCTGATGCGCAAGGAGCCGTGGCTTTGGTGTCGGCGGCTGCGGAGCGTCCCCTCCTGGGACCGAAGTTGAGGGCAGGGCGCTGCCGCTTCCCGGGAGAGGGCAGAACGGCATCGAGCTGTTTGGTGGCCGCGGAGAGGAAGGCACCCAGCGTCCAGGGCTGGCTGGAGGCGTGGCAGTTGCGCCGTCGCTGCAGGGTGATCGGCGGCGAGGCGAAGCGCCCTGGGACCAGAGCACGGGTGCTAGTGCTAGCAGCGCAGGGTGAGGAGTCCTGCCTGAGCGAGGGTCTCTGCAGGATCGAGAGGCGCCCTGGGCAGGGGGATGAGCCCGGCTCCACGCACGGCTGGGTCGGAGCCTCCATGGGCGTCGCAGGCCCGTGCTCCCCGGCAGGCATGGCAGCTAGCGCGGGTGCCTCGACAGACGCAGCCCCGGGGGCAGCGATATTCCGGGTCCTGGGCCCATTCGCAGCAGCACATGCCGCCACAGCAGCGAGCCCGGCCAGGTCAGCTTCCGCAGGTGCAGGGGCAGGATCGGCAGCACCAAACTCCGCGGGTCCCGGGGTGACAGCTGTGGCCGGTGGGGTCGGGGCGGGCGTGGCCGAATTGGCGGGAGCGGGCAGATCGCGTCCCGCCTCCCCGTCGTGGGTGCGCGCGTGGGCCTGGATTAATTAA